The bacterium genome window below encodes:
- a CDS encoding PIN domain-containing protein, whose amino-acid sequence MKLPKKIIDANVILRFFLGDDEEKFLKAKVFIQKVEFGEEEILLGELVFAEVIWVLDKVYKIPRKEIVDKLSKFISYKGVKTILTKDIFLESLKLYAVHSIDIQDIFLFVLSKTEDSFVITFDKTDFKKLNGNFSEP is encoded by the coding sequence ATGAAATTGCCAAAAAAAATAATTGATGCTAATGTTATCCTGAGGTTTTTTCTTGGAGATGATGAGGAAAAGTTCTTAAAAGCAAAGGTATTTATCCAAAAGGTTGAATTTGGCGAGGAAGAAATATTGCTGGGTGAACTTGTTTTCGCGGAAGTTATATGGGTATTGGATAAGGTTTATAAAATTCCCCGAAAAGAGATAGTGGATAAATTAAGTAAATTTATCAGCTATAAAGGTGTCAAAACAATCTTAACTAAGGATATATTTCTGGAAAGTTTAAAATTATATGCTGTTCATTCAATAGATATACAAGATATTTTTCTATTTGTTCTTTCAAAAACAGAGGATTCTTTTGTTATAACATTCGATAAGACCGATTTCAAAAAATTGAACGGAAATTTTAGCGAACCTTAA
- a CDS encoding AbrB/MazE/SpoVT family DNA-binding domain-containing protein, whose protein sequence is MDYILKISPKGQVTLPKKLREWLGVENFVEIGVKDYEGILKKPNVSTEKLAGCFKKYASKNKTPVEQALNKARGMAAHEIAKKNN, encoded by the coding sequence ATGGATTATATTTTAAAGATTTCTCCAAAAGGGCAGGTGACATTGCCCAAAAAATTGAGGGAGTGGCTTGGGGTCGAAAATTTCGTTGAAATAGGTGTAAAAGATTATGAGGGTATTTTAAAGAAACCGAATGTTTCCACAGAAAAACTTGCAGGCTGCTTTAAGAAATATGCTTCAAAAAATAAGACACCGGTAGAACAAGCTTTGAATAAAGCAAGAGGTATGGCCGCCCATGAAATTGCCAAAAAAAATAATTGA